One region of Juglans regia cultivar Chandler chromosome 4, Walnut 2.0, whole genome shotgun sequence genomic DNA includes:
- the LOC108992585 gene encoding secretory carrier-associated membrane protein 3-like: protein MAGRYDKNPFDEEDQVNPFADPAVRGKAGQSNYGGGAFYTTNPATNSRLSPLPPEPAGFNYGHDATIDIPIDTATGGRNSKDLQRKEKELQAKEAELRRREQEVKRREDAAARAGIVLEEKNWPPFFPIIHHDIANETPIHLQKLQYTAFSTFLGLVLCLTWNIVAVTTAWIQGEGVKIWFLAIIYFIAGVPGAYVLWYRPLYRAFRNQSAMNFGWFFLFYMVHIGFCVVAAVAPPIFFKGKSFTGILSAIDVVGNHSLAGIFYFIGFGLFCLETLISIWVIQQVYMYFRGSGKSAEVRREAARGAMRAGL from the exons ATGGCCGGCCGTTACGATAAAAACCCTTTCGACGAAGAAGACCAAGTTAATCCCTTCGCT GACCCAGCAGTTAGGGGGAAGGCAGGGCAGTCAAACTACGGTGGAGGTGCATTTTACACAACA AATCCTGCCACAAACTCTAGGCTTTCGCCTCTTCCGCCTGAACCCGCAGGTTTCAATTATGGCCATGATGCAACAATTGATATACCCATTGACACAGCTACAGGGGGCCGAAATTCTAAG GATTTGCAAAGGAAAGAGAAGGAACTTCAAGCTAAGGAGGCTGAGTTGAGAAGGCGTGAGCAG GAGGTAAAACGGAGAGAAGATGCTGCTGCACGAG CTGGAATTGTTCTTGAAGAGAAAAATTGGCCTCCTTTTTTTCCTATCATCCATCATGATATAGCGAATGAAACaccaattcatcttcaaaaattgCAGTATACTGCATTTTCAACATTCTTAG GATTGGTTCTGTGCCTTACTTGGAATATCGTTGCTGTTACTACAGCGTGGATTCAAGGAGAAG GTGTCAAAATTTGGTTCCTAGCCATTATCTATTTCATAGCAGGGGTTCCAGGAGCCTATGTGTTATGGTATCGGCCTCTTTATCGTGCGTTTAG GAATCAAAGTGCCATGAACTTTGGatggtttttccttttttatatg GTCCACATTGGATTCTGTGTTGTAGCTGCAGTTGCTCCACCTATATTTTTCAAAGGAAAGTCTTTCAC AGGCATTCTCTCTGCGATCGATGTTGTAGGCAACCATTCTTTAGCTGGG ATCTTCTACTTCATCGGATTTGGATTATTCTGTCTGGAAACATTAATCAGCATCTGGGTTATTCAG cAAGTGTACATGTATTTCCGAGGCAGTGGTAAATCCGCCGAGGTGAGGCGAGAGGCTGCAAGAGGAGCAATGAGGGCAGGGCTATGA
- the LOC108992566 gene encoding 5'-3' exoribonuclease 2-like, with amino-acid sequence MKPLTCFVLAILLIISTASVSLATRPGSDGSLSNQLSHSKGKNSNKDGGNNGGMGGYFGPGGGFDIPGFGKGWGGNGFGGGYGGGYGDPSGGHSKGGVIRPTVVCKEKGPCYNKKVTCPAKCFTSYSGSGKGYGGGGGGGGCTMDCKKKCIAYC; translated from the coding sequence ATGAAGCCCTTAACCTGCTTTGTCTTGGCCATTCTACTGATCATCAGTACTGCTTCGGTCTCTCTAGCCACCCGACCCGGATCTGATGGATCCTTATCAAACCAGCTCAGCCACTCCAAGGGCAAAAACAGCAACAAAGATGGTGGAAATAATGGTGGCATGGGAGGGTACTTTGGTCCCGGAGGCGGGTTCGACATACCCGGGTTCGGGAAAGGTTGGGGAGGAAACGGGTTCGGAGGAGGGTACGGAGGTGGGTATGGAGATCCGAGTGGAGGGCACTCCAAAGGTGGTGTGATAAGGCCTACAGTTGTGTGCAAAGAAAAGGGTCCATGTTACAACAAGAAGGTGACGTGTCCAGCCAAGTGCTTCACTTCCTATAGCGGGTCAGGGAAGGGttatggaggtggtggtggaggcGGTGGATGCACCATGGATTGCAAGAAGAAATGTATTGCCTATTGCTAG